A genomic stretch from Lathyrus oleraceus cultivar Zhongwan6 chromosome 2, CAAS_Psat_ZW6_1.0, whole genome shotgun sequence includes:
- the LOC127122847 gene encoding receptor-like protein kinase ANXUR2: MIVAAANSHNPTLVGALTRLQRCAFSRSREIQIIDAQALTTNSPIFKLPFNNLSSRFGLGSEVLHFAARRINLQLRRQRFVIYCREIDGIAGVTTRTGLAVPENHCCYSFCMFGNETGLGMQLVELVSNSSILVGPKWLCQCLPSRRGFYQLFQKSFLRRVCTLELGSRSLAACSLYGSFSPSDSYFSVATNRIILLTNFSAYITCEALSLAYIDREYSLAPLNSDTLTLTFKPFDKQKGVFAFVNGIQLIPIPELFDSAALVGYVEQKVEVKSMRLQTMFRLNVGGQYVSPAQDSGLSRMWYDDTPYLYGASTGVTNKATKDVQINYQTMPQYIAPETVYSTSRSMGNDKNANIEYKLTWIFQVDPNSMYLVRLHFYEYYYSKVNEIVFNILINNQTAEPQVDVIGWTGGKGVPTYKDYVIHVQDSDVDEKLWLALQPTPETKPEFYDAILNEVEIFKLNDTDLSGPNPQPSDMLLEDQAEERGFQTHEGYNRKVVIGGAAGGAAGFAFMAAICITVFNKKKRVLGSSTNTSWLPIYENSHINASKSMSGKSIASANLAAMAQGLCRYFSLQEIKQATKSFDESLVIGVWVN, from the exons ATGATTGTAGCCGCCGCCAATTCTCATAATCCTACTCTAGTTGGTGCTTTGACCAGGCTTCAGAGGTGTGCATTCAGTAGAAGCCGGGAGATCCAAATCATTGATGCTCAGGCTCTTACGACG AATTCTCCAATCTTCAAACTTCCCTTCAATAACCTCTCTTCACGCTTCGGTTTGGGAAGTGAGGTTCTTCATTTTGCTGCACGCAGAATCAATCTTCAGCTTCGACGCCAACGCTTCGTCATCTATTGTCGCGAAATCGACGGTATAGCAGGCGTGACAACTAGGACTGGTTTGGCTGTGCCTGAGAACCACTGCTGTTATTCTTTTTGTATGTTTGGAAATGAGACAGGTCTTGGAATGCAGCTTgtggaattg GTTTCTAATAGCAGCATACTTGTTGGTCCTAAATGGTTATGCCAATGTCTTCCATCTAGAAGAGGATTCTACCAACTGTTCCAGAAGAGTTTCCT ACGCCGCGTTTGCACTTTAGAACTAGGATCAAGATCCTTAGCAGCTTGCTCTCTTTATGGCAGTTTCAGCCCTTCTGATTCATATTTCTCCGTGGCTACTAATAGGATTATCCTCCTCACCAATTTCAGTGCTTACATCACTTGTGAAGCCCTCTCACTGGCTTATATTGATAGAGAGTATTCCCTTGCTCCTTTGAATTCAGATACTTTGACTCTTACCTTTAAACCTTTTGACAAGCAAAAAGGTGTTTTTGCTTTCGTCAATGGCATTCAATTGATTCCGATTCCTGAATTGTTTGACTCTGCTGCATTGGTAGGGTATGTTGAACAAAAAGTAGAAGTCAAAAGCATGAGATTGCAAACCATGTTTAGATTAAACGTTGGTGGGCAGTATGTGTCTCCAGCCCAAGATTCTGGCCTTTCTAGGATGTGGTACGACGACACGCCTTACTTGTATGGTGCATCCACAGGTGTCACCAACAAAGCTACCAAGGATGTTCAAATCAACTACCAAACTATGCCACAATACATTGCTCCTGAAACTGTCTACTCAACGTCAAGATCAATGGGAAATGATAAGAACGCGAACATAGAATACAAACTCACGTGGATTTTCCAAGTTGATCCAAATTCCATGTACCTCGTGAGGTTGCATTTCTATGAGTATTATTATTCCAAGGTGAACGAGATTGTTTTCAATATACTTATCAACAACCAAACGGCAGAGCCTCAAGTTGATGTTATTGGGTGGACAGGAGGTAAAGGCGTGCCGACTTATAAGGACTATGTGATACATGTCCAAGACAGTGATGTGGATGAAAAACTTTGGCTTGCACTGCAGCCAACACCTGAGACAAAGCCAGAGTTCTATGATGCCATACTCAATGAGGTGGAGATATTCAAGCTCAATGACACAGACTTGTCTGGCCCCAATCCTCAGCCTTCAGACATGCTCCTAGAAGACCAAGCAGAGGAAAGAGGTTTCCAAACACACGAAGGATATAACAGGAAAGTCGTCATTGGTGGAGCCGCTGGTGGTGCTGCAGGTTTTGCTTTTATGGCGGCAATCTGCATTACTGTCTTCAACAAGAAGAAGAGAGTTCTAGGGTCATCCACAAACACAAGTTGGCTTCCCATATACGAAAACTCACACATAAATGCCAGTAAATCCATGTCTGGGAAGAGCATTGCTAGTGCAAACCTCGCTGCCATGGCTCAAGGTCTGTGTCGATATTTTTCCTTACAAGAGATAAAGCAAGCAACCAAAAGTTTTGATGAGTCCCTGGTTATTGGGGTTTGGGTGAATTGA